The following proteins come from a genomic window of Corynebacterium hansenii:
- a CDS encoding pyruvate carboxylase: MLVANRGEIAVRAFRAAAEMGIGTVAVYPWEDRNAVHRAKADESHQIGEEGHAVRAYLDVGAIVEAARGAGADAVYPGYGFLSENADFARACAGAGLTFIGPDPEVLDLTGDKAAAVAAAGAAGLPTLASSEPTDDLDALADAARGMTFPLFVKAVAGGGGRGMRFVGGPDELASAAAAASREALAAFGDGTVYLEEAVIEPRHIEVQILGDATGEVIHLYERDCSVQRRHQKVVEIAPAPDLDPDLRDRICADAVAFARDIGYRGAGTVEFLVDASGRHVFIEMNPRIQVEHTVTEEITDVDLVAAQLRIAAGETLADLGLAQDGIRIRGAALQCRITTEDPANDFRPDTGRITVYRSPGGAGVRLDSAAQLGGEVSPHFDSMLVKLTCRGKDLPAAVARARRALAEFRIRGVATNLGFLRALLEEPDFLSGRVSTSFIADHPALLAGRPSADRASKLLNYLVDVTVNQPNGPRPDAVRPSTKLPAVDLSQPPPPGSRRLLRELGPEGFARRLRRSDAVAVTDTTYRDAHQSLLATRLRTSGLERAAAHSARLLPGIWSAEVWGGATYDVALRFLHEDPWERLDRIRAAMPDTCLQMLIRGRNTVGYAPYPAPVVDAFVAEAAESGIDVFRVFDALNDVERMRPAIDAVRATGTSVAEVALAYTGDLSDPAEDLYTLDYYLRLAEKAVDAGAHVLAIKDMAGLLRPSAAVTLVRSLRSEFDLPVHVHTHDTAGGQLATYLAAIEAGADAVDVAASPLAGTTSQPSMAALVAALAHTGRDTGIDLAAVQSMEPYWEAVRAIYAPFESGIPGPTGRVYDHEIPGGQLSNLRTQSGALGLADRFEQVEDAYAGVNRILGRPPKVTPSSKVVGDLALQLVAAGVGAEEFADDPGIIDLPDSVLGFLRGDLGVPPGGWPEPLRGRILDGRTVPPEPAIDVDPGDERILAAGAGAGGEGRAELRGTLDRILFPGPAKEFREHRDAYGDVSVLTATQFFYGLREGEETVVHLDGGVDLIVRLESLSGPDGKGLRTAMCTVNGQLRPVTVRDRSVETATPQRERADESNPGHVAAPFAGVVTVTAEPGTRVSKGDQVGGIEAMKMEGAISAPCDGVVERVALTGPTRVEGGDLLLVVAPAE; the protein is encoded by the coding sequence ATGTTGGTGGCCAATCGCGGTGAAATCGCCGTCCGTGCGTTTCGGGCGGCCGCGGAGATGGGCATCGGCACGGTGGCGGTGTATCCGTGGGAGGACCGCAATGCGGTGCACCGCGCGAAGGCCGACGAATCGCACCAGATCGGCGAGGAGGGCCATGCCGTCCGCGCTTACCTGGACGTCGGGGCCATCGTGGAGGCGGCCCGCGGCGCGGGCGCCGACGCCGTGTACCCCGGTTACGGTTTCCTCAGCGAGAACGCCGATTTCGCCAGGGCGTGCGCCGGGGCCGGGCTGACGTTCATCGGCCCGGACCCGGAGGTCCTCGATCTCACGGGGGACAAGGCGGCGGCCGTCGCGGCGGCCGGGGCGGCGGGCTTGCCGACGCTCGCGTCGTCCGAGCCCACCGACGACCTCGATGCGCTCGCGGACGCCGCGCGGGGGATGACGTTCCCGCTGTTCGTCAAGGCCGTCGCCGGCGGCGGCGGGCGCGGCATGCGGTTCGTGGGCGGTCCGGATGAACTGGCCTCCGCCGCGGCCGCGGCCTCCCGCGAGGCGCTGGCGGCGTTCGGCGACGGCACCGTGTACCTGGAGGAGGCTGTCATCGAGCCGCGCCACATCGAGGTGCAGATTCTCGGCGATGCCACCGGCGAGGTCATCCACCTGTACGAGCGCGATTGTTCCGTGCAGCGCCGGCACCAGAAGGTCGTGGAGATCGCCCCGGCCCCGGACCTCGACCCCGATTTGCGCGACCGCATCTGCGCGGACGCCGTCGCGTTCGCGCGCGACATCGGCTACCGCGGGGCCGGCACCGTCGAATTCCTCGTCGATGCCTCGGGGCGCCACGTGTTCATCGAGATGAACCCGCGCATCCAGGTCGAGCACACCGTCACCGAGGAGATCACCGACGTCGACCTCGTCGCCGCGCAGCTGCGCATCGCGGCGGGGGAGACCCTCGCGGACCTCGGTCTCGCGCAGGACGGGATCCGGATCCGCGGCGCCGCCCTGCAGTGCCGCATCACCACGGAGGACCCGGCCAACGATTTCCGCCCGGACACCGGCCGCATCACAGTCTACCGGTCGCCCGGCGGCGCGGGCGTGCGCCTGGATTCCGCGGCGCAGCTCGGCGGAGAGGTGTCCCCGCACTTCGATTCGATGCTGGTGAAGCTCACCTGCCGCGGCAAAGATTTGCCCGCCGCGGTGGCCCGGGCGCGCCGGGCGCTCGCCGAGTTCCGCATCCGCGGCGTCGCCACGAACCTCGGTTTCCTGCGGGCGCTGCTGGAGGAACCCGATTTCCTCAGCGGGCGGGTCAGCACCTCCTTCATCGCCGACCACCCGGCCCTGCTCGCGGGCCGGCCGTCGGCCGACCGGGCGTCGAAGCTGCTCAACTACCTCGTCGACGTCACCGTCAACCAGCCCAACGGTCCGCGCCCGGACGCCGTGCGGCCCTCCACGAAACTCCCCGCCGTAGATTTGTCGCAGCCCCCGCCGCCGGGGTCGCGCCGGCTGCTCCGCGAACTGGGGCCCGAGGGGTTCGCCCGCCGGCTCAGGCGGAGCGATGCCGTCGCGGTCACGGACACCACCTACCGCGATGCGCACCAATCGTTGCTCGCGACACGTCTGCGCACGTCGGGTCTGGAGCGGGCCGCCGCGCATTCGGCGCGCCTGCTGCCGGGGATCTGGTCGGCCGAGGTGTGGGGCGGCGCCACCTACGACGTCGCGCTGCGCTTCCTGCACGAGGACCCGTGGGAGCGGCTCGACCGCATCCGCGCGGCCATGCCGGACACGTGCCTGCAGATGCTCATCCGCGGCCGCAACACCGTCGGCTACGCGCCGTACCCGGCCCCGGTGGTCGACGCCTTCGTCGCCGAAGCCGCCGAATCGGGCATCGACGTGTTCCGCGTCTTCGACGCCCTCAACGACGTCGAGCGGATGCGCCCCGCGATCGATGCGGTGCGGGCCACCGGCACGTCGGTCGCCGAGGTCGCGCTCGCGTACACCGGGGACCTGTCCGACCCGGCCGAGGACCTCTACACGTTGGACTACTATCTCCGCCTCGCGGAGAAGGCGGTCGACGCGGGCGCCCACGTGCTGGCCATCAAGGACATGGCCGGTCTGCTGCGGCCGTCGGCGGCCGTCACCCTCGTGCGTTCGCTGCGCTCGGAGTTCGACCTGCCGGTCCACGTCCACACCCACGACACCGCCGGTGGGCAGCTGGCCACCTATCTGGCGGCCATCGAAGCCGGAGCGGACGCCGTCGACGTGGCCGCGTCGCCGCTGGCGGGCACCACCAGCCAGCCTTCCATGGCGGCGTTGGTGGCGGCGCTGGCGCACACGGGCCGCGACACCGGCATCGACCTGGCCGCCGTGCAGTCCATGGAGCCGTACTGGGAGGCGGTGCGCGCCATCTACGCGCCGTTCGAATCCGGCATCCCCGGACCCACCGGCCGCGTTTACGACCACGAGATCCCCGGCGGGCAGCTGTCCAACTTGCGCACCCAATCCGGCGCACTCGGCCTCGCGGACAGGTTCGAGCAAGTGGAGGACGCCTACGCGGGCGTGAACCGGATCCTCGGCCGCCCGCCGAAGGTGACGCCGTCGTCGAAGGTCGTCGGCGACCTGGCCCTCCAGCTCGTCGCGGCGGGCGTCGGAGCCGAGGAGTTCGCGGACGACCCCGGCATCATCGACCTGCCGGATTCCGTCCTCGGGTTCCTCCGCGGCGATCTCGGCGTGCCGCCCGGGGGATGGCCGGAGCCGCTGCGCGGCCGCATCCTCGACGGCCGCACCGTGCCGCCGGAGCCGGCGATCGACGTGGATCCGGGCGATGAGCGGATCTTGGCGGCGGGCGCCGGCGCCGGGGGAGAGGGCCGCGCCGAATTGCGCGGCACACTCGACCGGATCCTTTTCCCCGGACCGGCGAAGGAATTCCGGGAGCACCGGGACGCCTACGGGGACGTGTCGGTGCTCACCGCCACGCAGTTCTTCTACGGGCTCCGGGAAGGAGAGGAAACCGTCGTCCACCTGGATGGCGGCGTGGACCTCATCGTCCGGCTGGAATCGTTGTCCGGCCCGGACGGGAAAGGCCTGCGCACCGCGATGTGCACGGTCAACGGCCAGCTGCGGCCCGTCACGGTCCGGGACCGCTCCGTGGAGACGGCAACTCCCCAGCGCGAGCGCGCGGATGAGTCGAATCCGGGCCACGTCGCGGCGCCGTTCGCGGGTGTCGTCACCGTCACCGCCGAACCGGGCACCCGGGTGTCCAAGGGCGACCAGGTCGGCGGCATCGAGGCGATGAAGATGGAGGGCGCGATCTCCGCGCCCTGCGACGGCGTCGTCGAGCGGGTGGCCCTCACCGGCCCGACGCGCGTCGAGGGCGGCGACCTCCTGCTCGTGGTGGCCCCGGCGGAGTAG
- the glpK gene encoding glycerol kinase GlpK, translated as MFQPGGGAVVAAIDQGTTSTRCILFDREGRRRGTSQMEHRQIMPRPGWVEHDPEEIWRNTRRVIADVMADEEWTAADVAAVGITNQRETTIVWDRHTGRAIHNAIVWQDTRTEEMCRKLRDEVGEERVRRITGLPVSTYFSGPKIAWILDNVEGARRRAEAGDLLFGTVDTWLTWNLTRREGRALHVTDVTNASRTMLMNLETLEWDQGLCEAMGIPMEMLPAIASSSQYLGKVRWNGPLHGVAIGGILGDQQAATFGQACLEPGEAKNTYGTGNFLLLNTGTVAQRSDHGLITTVAYRIGDELPVYALEGSIAVTGSLIQWLRDNLGLIPDAPSVEKLAKTVDDNGGCYIVPAFSGLLAPHWRPDARGVIAGLTRFINKGHIARAALEATAYQTREVVEAMNRDSGVTLTALRVDGGMVPNDLLMQFQADILDVPVTRPVITETTALGAAYAAGLTVGFWESTDEIRAMWREDVTFEPAMDAERRDALFAEWGKAVERTLDWVED; from the coding sequence CTGTTCCAGCCGGGCGGCGGAGCCGTCGTCGCGGCAATCGACCAGGGCACGACGTCGACGCGGTGCATCCTGTTCGACAGGGAGGGCCGGCGCCGCGGCACCAGCCAGATGGAGCACCGGCAGATCATGCCGCGGCCGGGGTGGGTCGAGCATGATCCGGAGGAGATCTGGCGCAACACCCGCCGCGTCATCGCGGACGTCATGGCGGACGAGGAGTGGACGGCCGCCGACGTCGCCGCCGTCGGCATCACCAACCAGCGCGAGACCACCATCGTGTGGGACCGGCACACCGGCCGCGCCATCCACAACGCCATCGTCTGGCAGGACACCCGCACCGAGGAGATGTGCAGGAAGCTTCGCGACGAGGTCGGCGAGGAGAGGGTCCGCCGCATCACAGGCCTTCCGGTCTCGACGTATTTCTCCGGGCCGAAGATCGCCTGGATCCTGGACAACGTGGAGGGCGCCCGCCGGCGGGCGGAGGCCGGCGACCTGCTGTTCGGCACCGTCGACACGTGGCTGACGTGGAACCTCACCCGCCGCGAGGGCCGGGCGCTGCACGTCACCGACGTCACCAACGCGTCGCGGACGATGCTCATGAACCTGGAGACCCTCGAGTGGGACCAGGGCCTGTGCGAGGCCATGGGCATCCCCATGGAGATGCTGCCGGCCATCGCGAGCTCGTCGCAGTACCTGGGCAAGGTGCGGTGGAACGGGCCGCTGCACGGCGTGGCCATCGGCGGCATCCTCGGCGACCAGCAGGCCGCCACGTTCGGCCAGGCCTGCCTGGAACCCGGCGAGGCGAAGAACACGTACGGCACGGGCAACTTTTTGCTGCTCAACACGGGCACGGTCGCGCAGCGCTCCGACCACGGGCTGATCACGACGGTCGCCTACCGGATCGGCGACGAACTGCCCGTCTACGCGCTCGAGGGGTCCATCGCTGTGACGGGGTCTCTCATCCAGTGGCTCCGCGACAACCTCGGCCTGATCCCGGATGCGCCGTCCGTCGAAAAGCTCGCGAAAACGGTCGACGACAACGGCGGGTGCTACATCGTGCCGGCGTTCTCCGGGCTGCTGGCGCCGCATTGGCGGCCCGACGCGCGGGGCGTGATCGCGGGGCTGACCAGGTTCATCAACAAGGGCCACATCGCCCGCGCCGCACTGGAGGCCACCGCCTACCAGACGCGCGAGGTCGTCGAGGCCATGAACCGGGACTCCGGCGTGACGCTGACCGCCCTGCGCGTCGACGGCGGCATGGTGCCCAACGACCTGCTCATGCAGTTCCAGGCGGACATCCTCGACGTGCCGGTGACGCGGCCCGTGATCACCGAGACCACCGCGCTCGGCGCCGCCTACGCGGCCGGCTTGACCGTGGGGTTCTGGGAATCCACCGACGAAATCCGGGCGATGTGGCGCGAGGACGTGACCTTCGAGCCCGCCATGGACGCCGAGCGGCGCGACGCCCTGTTCGCGGAATGGGGCAAGGCCGTCGAGCGCACCCTCGACTGGGTGGAGGACTGA
- a CDS encoding helix-turn-helix domain-containing protein translates to MPRRVYDATARNLRLRGDLTRTQATFEMAMQLAFLRLGELLRGQLDPGALPTADSMELATFGLAQYFAAAVVLPYAPFIREAEKLAYDIDQLKIRFGAGFETIAQRLSTLQRPGMSGVPLFLLRSDRAGNISKRQSATAFHFSRHGGSCPLWVLHRAFDQPQTIVRQVSSMPDGRAYLWIARTVAHPRGGFGVDPTEYSIGLGCDLDDAHRLVYSRGLELNPDRAVPIGPGCATCPRTACMQRAFPPAGTAVLIDENISPSVPYGHAEPGTGIGT, encoded by the coding sequence CTGCCGCGCCGCGTGTACGACGCCACCGCCCGGAACCTGCGCCTGCGGGGCGATCTGACCCGCACCCAGGCGACGTTCGAGATGGCCATGCAGCTGGCGTTCCTGCGCCTCGGGGAGCTGCTGCGCGGGCAGCTGGACCCGGGCGCGCTGCCGACCGCCGACTCCATGGAGCTGGCCACCTTCGGGCTGGCCCAGTACTTCGCGGCGGCGGTCGTCCTGCCGTACGCGCCCTTCATCCGGGAGGCCGAGAAACTCGCGTACGACATCGACCAGCTCAAGATCCGGTTCGGCGCCGGCTTCGAAACCATCGCCCAGCGCCTGTCCACGCTGCAGCGGCCCGGGATGTCGGGGGTGCCGCTGTTCCTGCTGCGGTCCGACCGCGCCGGCAACATCTCCAAGCGCCAGTCGGCCACGGCGTTCCACTTTTCGCGCCACGGCGGGTCGTGCCCGCTGTGGGTCCTGCACCGCGCGTTCGATCAGCCGCAGACGATCGTGCGGCAGGTGTCGAGCATGCCCGACGGCCGCGCCTACCTGTGGATAGCCCGCACCGTCGCGCACCCGCGCGGGGGTTTCGGCGTCGACCCCACCGAGTACTCCATCGGCCTGGGCTGCGATCTCGACGACGCCCACCGGCTGGTGTATTCGCGGGGCCTGGAGCTCAATCCGGACCGGGCGGTGCCCATCGGCCCCGGCTGCGCGACGTGCCCGCGGACGGCCTGCATGCAGCGGGCGTTCCCGCCGGCGGGGACGGCGGTGCTCATCGACGAGAACATCTCGCCGTCCGTCCCGTACGGGCACGCCGAACCCGGCACGGGGATTGGCACCTGA
- a CDS encoding bifunctional 2-methylcitrate synthase/citrate synthase, translated as MTDHTPDVRKGLNGVIADYTAVSKVMPETNSLTYRGYAVQDLVANCSFEEVFYLLWNGELPTAEQLREFNEKGRSYRSLDPGLIALIHSLPRDCHPMDVMRTAVSYMGTKDQDHFTPDAEHITEVGHRLLAQLPMVLAMDIRRREGKDIVAPDPSKSVAENLLSMVFGNGSDSPASNVDDVRDFEKSLILYAEHSFNASTFTGRVITSTRSDVYSAITGAIGALKGPLHGGANEFVMHTMLEIDDPDKAAQWVNDALDNKDLIMGFGHRVYKKGDSRVPSMEASFRALAERHDGAKWVAMYENMRDAMDERTGIKPNLDFPAGPAYHLLGFPVDFFTPLFVIARVAGWTAHIVEQYRDNSLIRPLSAYNGPEQREIGSPSAA; from the coding sequence ATGACTGATCACACCCCCGACGTCCGCAAGGGCCTCAACGGCGTCATCGCCGACTACACCGCCGTCTCGAAGGTCATGCCCGAGACCAACTCCCTGACCTACCGCGGCTACGCGGTCCAGGATCTCGTCGCCAACTGCAGTTTCGAGGAGGTCTTCTACCTCCTGTGGAACGGCGAGCTGCCCACCGCCGAGCAGCTGCGCGAGTTCAACGAGAAGGGCCGCTCCTACCGCAGCCTCGATCCGGGCCTGATCGCCCTCATCCACTCGCTGCCGCGGGACTGCCACCCGATGGACGTCATGCGCACCGCCGTGTCCTACATGGGCACCAAGGACCAAGATCACTTCACGCCGGACGCCGAGCACATCACCGAGGTCGGCCACCGCCTGCTGGCCCAGCTGCCGATGGTCCTGGCCATGGACATCCGCCGCCGCGAGGGCAAGGACATCGTCGCCCCCGACCCGTCGAAGTCCGTCGCCGAGAACCTCCTGTCGATGGTCTTCGGCAACGGCTCCGACTCCCCGGCGTCGAACGTCGACGACGTCCGCGATTTCGAGAAGTCGCTGATCCTCTACGCCGAGCACTCCTTCAACGCGTCGACGTTCACCGGCCGCGTGATCACCTCGACCCGCTCCGACGTGTACTCGGCCATCACCGGCGCCATCGGCGCGCTGAAGGGGCCGCTCCACGGCGGCGCCAACGAGTTCGTCATGCACACGATGCTCGAGATCGACGACCCGGACAAGGCCGCGCAGTGGGTCAACGATGCACTGGACAACAAGGACCTGATCATGGGCTTCGGGCACCGCGTGTACAAGAAGGGCGATTCCCGCGTGCCGTCGATGGAGGCCTCCTTCCGGGCCCTGGCCGAGCGCCACGACGGCGCGAAGTGGGTGGCCATGTACGAGAACATGCGCGACGCCATGGACGAGCGGACGGGCATCAAGCCCAACCTCGATTTCCCCGCCGGCCCGGCCTACCACCTGCTCGGTTTCCCGGTGGACTTCTTCACCCCGCTGTTCGTCATCGCCCGCGTCGCCGGGTGGACGGCGCACATCGTGGAGCAGTACCGCGACAACTCGCTGATCCGCCCGCTGAGCGCCTACAACGGCCCGGAGCAGCGCGAGATCGGAAGCCCGTCGGCGGCGTAG
- the prpD gene encoding 2-methylcitrate dehydratase PrpD yields the protein MENHIVRTRRSAEEFPRGEHLAWKIAEVAVDPVAVPGDVEEMIVNRIIDNAAVAAASVLRRPVSTARAQALAHPAEPGATVFGVGDTVSPEWAAWANGVAVRELDFHDTFLAAEYSHPGDNIPSILAVAQHKGLGGADLIRGIATGYEIQVDLVRGICLHEHKIDHVAHLGPSAAAGIGTLLGLDAETIYQAVGQALHTTTATRQSRKGEISSWKAFAPAFAGKMAVEAVDRAMRGEGAPSPIWEGEDGVIAWLLGGPEKEYTVPLPAAGEEKRAILDTYTKEHSAEYQSQAPIDLARRMRDRIGDPSQVESIVLHTSHHTHVVIGTGSNDPQKFDPKASRETLDHSVMYIFAVALEDGGWHHEDSYAPERAARPSTVELWNKISTVEDPEWTRRYHSQDPNEKAFGCRAEVTLKDGTVIADELAIADAHPLGDRPFAREQYENKFRVLAEGIVDDAEQDRFLEAARNAADLAPGELGRLGFVLSDDVLARAPQIPGGIF from the coding sequence ATGGAGAACCACATCGTCCGCACCCGCCGTTCCGCCGAGGAGTTCCCGCGCGGCGAACACCTCGCGTGGAAGATCGCCGAGGTCGCGGTGGATCCGGTGGCGGTCCCCGGCGACGTCGAAGAGATGATCGTCAACCGCATCATCGACAACGCGGCCGTCGCCGCGGCGTCGGTCCTGCGCCGCCCGGTGTCCACCGCCCGCGCGCAGGCCCTGGCCCACCCGGCGGAGCCCGGCGCGACCGTCTTCGGGGTCGGCGACACGGTCTCGCCCGAGTGGGCCGCCTGGGCGAACGGGGTCGCCGTGCGCGAACTCGACTTCCACGACACCTTCCTCGCCGCCGAGTACTCGCACCCGGGCGACAACATCCCGTCGATCCTCGCCGTCGCCCAGCACAAGGGCCTCGGCGGCGCCGACCTGATCCGCGGCATCGCTACCGGCTACGAGATCCAGGTCGACCTGGTGCGCGGCATCTGCCTCCACGAGCACAAGATCGACCACGTCGCCCACCTCGGCCCGTCGGCCGCCGCGGGCATCGGCACCCTGCTGGGCCTCGACGCCGAAACGATCTACCAGGCCGTCGGCCAGGCGCTGCACACGACCACCGCGACGCGCCAGTCGCGGAAGGGCGAGATCAGCTCCTGGAAGGCGTTCGCCCCGGCCTTCGCGGGCAAGATGGCCGTCGAGGCCGTGGACCGCGCGATGCGCGGCGAGGGCGCCCCGTCCCCGATCTGGGAGGGCGAGGACGGCGTCATCGCCTGGCTGCTCGGCGGCCCGGAGAAGGAGTACACGGTGCCGCTGCCCGCCGCGGGCGAGGAGAAGCGCGCCATCCTGGACACCTACACCAAGGAGCATTCCGCGGAGTACCAGTCGCAGGCGCCCATCGACCTCGCCCGGCGCATGCGCGACCGGATCGGCGATCCGTCGCAAGTGGAGTCCATCGTGCTCCACACGTCGCACCACACCCACGTGGTCATCGGCACCGGCTCGAACGACCCGCAGAAGTTCGATCCGAAGGCCTCGCGCGAGACCCTCGACCACTCGGTCATGTACATCTTCGCCGTCGCGCTGGAGGACGGCGGCTGGCACCACGAGGACAGCTACGCCCCGGAGCGCGCCGCCCGCCCGTCGACCGTCGAGCTGTGGAACAAGATCTCCACCGTCGAGGATCCCGAGTGGACCCGCCGCTACCACTCGCAGGACCCGAACGAGAAGGCCTTCGGCTGCCGCGCGGAGGTCACGCTGAAGGACGGCACGGTCATCGCCGACGAGCTGGCCATCGCCGACGCCCATCCGCTCGGCGACCGCCCCTTCGCCCGCGAGCAGTACGAGAACAAGTTCCGCGTCCTCGCCGAGGGCATCGTCGACGACGCGGAGCAGGACCGCTTCCTGGAGGCCGCCCGCAACGCGGCCGACCTGGCGCCGGGCGAGCTCGGCCGGCTCGGCTTCGTGCTTTCCGACGACGTGCTCGCCCGCGCCCCGCAGATTCCCGGGGGCATCTTCTGA
- a CDS encoding helix-turn-helix domain-containing protein, whose translation MSRVFAGARIRAMRKERALTQVEMARKLGFSTSYLNQLENDHRPLTVTTLMRLTSVFDVPAEYFSGERASRTATALQQSLSDALGRTPALGELSDFATRFPDLAQDMLTMSRLASARSAAPEPGGPRRRRNPPLPRMSWSGTSSTPTPTTSTPSTGKPRRCPSACPCPAANGPTRSGASSNPSTASRSPGRPSPTTRATGTCCRAACTTPPPGTCACGAI comes from the coding sequence ATGTCACGGGTTTTCGCGGGTGCGCGCATCCGCGCGATGCGAAAGGAGCGCGCGCTGACGCAGGTCGAGATGGCACGGAAGCTCGGCTTTTCGACGAGCTACCTCAATCAGCTGGAGAACGATCACCGGCCGCTGACGGTGACGACGCTGATGCGCCTGACGTCCGTGTTCGACGTGCCGGCCGAGTACTTCTCCGGCGAACGCGCCTCCCGCACCGCCACCGCCCTGCAGCAGTCGCTGTCCGACGCCCTGGGGCGCACGCCGGCGCTCGGGGAGCTGTCGGACTTCGCCACGCGGTTCCCCGATCTCGCGCAGGACATGCTGACCATGTCCCGGCTCGCGTCGGCGCGGTCGGCGGCCCCGGAGCCGGGCGGCCCCCGGCGGCGCAGGAACCCTCCGCTCCCCCGCATGAGCTGGTCAGGGACTTCTTCCACGCCAACGCCAACTACTTCGACGCCGTCGACCGGGAAGCCGAGGCGCTGTCCGAGCGCCTGCCCGTGCCCCGCGGCGAACGGGCCGACGCGCTCCGGCGCATCCTCGAATCCGAGCACGGCATCGCGGTCACCCGGACGCCCGTCGCCGACGACTCGGGCGACGGGCACCTGCTGCCGCGCCGCGTGTACGACGCCACCGCCCGGAACCTGCGCCTGCGGGGCGATCTGA
- the cobF gene encoding precorrin-6A synthase (deacetylating) produces MGDAASAVLAIDVIGMGAGSPAHLTLEAIEALRGADVVFALDKGEAKSDLLDARRAILAAHAPHVELVAVPDPPRDRDPADYGGEVRDWHRARAELLHDAMVRSLTADDRGPRRGAFLVWGDPSLYDSTLRILDRIRGLGATLDVRVIPGITAVQALTAAHATTLNRIGRPVLVTTGRRLGERPAGTDAVVMLDGGAAWLDHAADDEEILWGAYLGTPMQELRRGRVGDIGAELADLKAALRAERGWIMDIYLLRPAGTTDAGE; encoded by the coding sequence GTGGGAGACGCCGCATCGGCCGTTCTGGCCATCGACGTCATCGGCATGGGCGCCGGCAGCCCCGCGCATCTGACGCTGGAGGCCATCGAGGCGCTCCGCGGCGCGGACGTGGTGTTCGCGCTGGACAAGGGCGAGGCGAAGTCCGATCTGCTGGACGCCCGCCGCGCCATCCTCGCCGCCCACGCTCCGCACGTGGAGCTGGTCGCCGTCCCGGATCCCCCGCGCGACCGCGACCCGGCCGATTACGGCGGGGAGGTCCGCGATTGGCATCGGGCGCGGGCCGAGCTGCTTCACGACGCCATGGTGCGCTCCCTGACCGCCGATGACCGCGGTCCGCGGCGCGGCGCGTTTCTGGTGTGGGGCGATCCGTCGCTGTACGACTCGACGCTGCGCATCCTCGACCGCATCCGGGGGCTCGGGGCGACGCTCGACGTCCGGGTCATCCCGGGCATCACGGCGGTGCAGGCGCTCACCGCGGCGCACGCGACGACGCTCAACCGCATCGGCCGCCCGGTCCTGGTGACCACCGGCCGCCGGCTGGGCGAGCGCCCCGCCGGCACCGACGCCGTGGTCATGCTCGACGGGGGAGCGGCGTGGCTCGACCATGCCGCCGATGACGAGGAGATCCTGTGGGGCGCCTACCTGGGCACCCCGATGCAGGAGCTGCGCCGGGGCCGCGTCGGCGACATCGGCGCGGAGCTGGCCGACCTGAAGGCGGCCTTGCGCGCCGAGCGCGGGTGGATCATGGACATTTACCTGCTGCGCCCGGCGGGGACGACGGACGCGGGGGAGTGA
- the prpB gene encoding methylisocitrate lyase has protein sequence MAADATSAATSGAGSPFSPAASPADRRRAFRDGLASGRIQRFVGAMNPLTARLIEDIGFEGVYVSGAVVAADMALPDIGLTTLTEVAHRGRQVARVTGLPVLIDADTGFGEPMSAARTVVEMEDAGIAGLHLEDQVNPKRCGHLDGKVVVPADEMVRRIGAAAAARRDPDFVICARTDARGVEGLDSAIDRARAYADAGADLIFTEALADESEFEAFREAVDVPLLANMTEFGKSELIDAGTLERIGYEAVIYPVTTLRVAMGAVEEALRDLAADGTQATWLDRMQHRSRLYELNGYADFNSFDSTLFTYGASND, from the coding sequence ATGGCCGCCGACGCAACTTCTGCCGCAACCTCCGGCGCCGGTTCGCCGTTCAGTCCCGCGGCGAGCCCGGCAGATCGCCGCCGGGCGTTCCGCGACGGGCTGGCCTCCGGGCGCATCCAGCGTTTCGTCGGGGCGATGAACCCGCTGACGGCGCGCCTCATCGAGGACATCGGCTTCGAGGGCGTCTACGTCTCCGGGGCGGTCGTCGCCGCCGACATGGCGCTGCCGGACATCGGGCTGACCACGCTGACCGAGGTGGCCCACCGCGGCCGCCAGGTCGCCCGGGTCACCGGGCTGCCGGTGCTCATCGACGCCGACACCGGGTTCGGCGAGCCCATGTCCGCGGCGCGCACGGTCGTCGAGATGGAGGATGCCGGCATCGCGGGCCTCCACCTGGAGGACCAGGTCAACCCGAAGCGCTGCGGCCATCTCGACGGAAAGGTCGTCGTGCCGGCCGACGAGATGGTGCGGCGCATCGGGGCGGCCGCGGCCGCGCGCAGGGACCCGGACTTCGTCATCTGCGCCCGCACCGACGCCCGCGGAGTGGAGGGCCTCGACTCCGCGATCGATCGTGCCCGCGCCTACGCCGACGCGGGCGCCGACCTCATCTTCACCGAGGCCCTCGCCGACGAGTCCGAGTTCGAGGCGTTCCGCGAAGCCGTCGACGTGCCCCTGCTGGCCAACATGACGGAGTTCGGGAAGTCCGAGCTCATCGACGCCGGAACCCTCGAGCGCATCGGGTACGAGGCCGTCATCTACCCGGTGACCACTCTCCGCGTCGCCATGGGCGCGGTGGAGGAGGCCCTTCGGGACCTCGCCGCCGACGGCACCCAGGCCACCTGGCTCGACCGGATGCAGCACCGCAGCCGGCTCTACGAGCTCAACGGCTACGCCGATTTCAATTCCTTCGATTCCACCCTCTTCACGTACGGAGCCTCCAATGACTGA